The following DNA comes from Mucisphaera calidilacus.
CGCGTTCGAGCGCGCCGGCCTCGATGGGCAGATCGGGACACAACTCTAAGTCACATTCAATACTGATGTTAGCATCGCTGCCGGTCAGGTCGAGGGATTCGATCACCGCGTCCGCGACGCGCTGGGCATCGCAAGTTGTTGGTGTGGGGTCACTTGTGGCGGACCGCGCGAGGTCGAGGATGGTCTCGGTCAGTCGGCCGACGCGGTCGATGGTCGAGCCGGCGCGGTCGAGGGCGTTGAGGACCAGGTCGGCGTTGCCCGGGTCGCGCTTGGCGCGTGAGGCGTATATGCCTAGCGGCGTCAACAGATTATTGATCTCGTGAGCGAGGATGGAGGCCAATCCCAAGCCTTCGGGATTGATCCAGGGCGTGTCGCCCCCCTGCTCCTCATCCAGCGTAAGTTGTTTCATTTCCGTGAGTTGCTGCTCGACGTCCGCGAGATGACCCAGGGCCTGTCGGGCGACGCTGGCGTCGGGCCGGTCGCCCAGGGCGGGGAACGCTGCGGTGTCGTTCGGCTCGGCGTTGGTCGGGGGGTCCGGATAACTCACACTCAGGTTATCGGGGCCTGGCGGCTTGACATGAGGGGTGGGGAACGGAACCACGCGATCAATCTGGCGCTGGCGTGCCGGCAGGTGTTCCACGTGGAACAGGTTGTCTTTCTTGACAGGGGGGTCGGCGTGCGGTTTGATGTTCCACGTGAAACAGGTCAAGGAGGACCCCCATGGTCACCAAGCGTCCATCTCGTCTGGGTAAGGGGCTGGCAAGCCTCGTGAGTCAGCCGGTGTCGGTGCAGCCCCCTGCTGCTTCTGAAAAGGCTGCGGCAGCGGCGGCATCGTCCGATGCGGAGGTGATTCATCGCCTGCTGCTGGAGGATCTGGAGCCGAACCCGTTCCAGCCGAGGCAGGACTTTGATCCGGCGCGGCTTCGGGAGTTGGCGGACTCGATCCGATCGCAGGGCGTGATGCAGCCGGTGACGGTGCGGAAGAAGCCGGGCGAGGCGGGTCGGTACCAGATCATCGCAGGTGAGCGTCGCTGGCGCGCCGCGAAGCTGGCGGGGTTGGAGCGGATCCCTGCCCTGCTGCAGGCGTTGGAGGATCAGCAGGCGGCGGAGTGGGCGTTGATCGAGAACCTGCAGCGGGAGGATCTGAACCCGATTGAGCGCGCGAAGGCGTTGCAGGAGCTGATCCATAGGCATGGGCTGAGTCATGACCGGCTGGGGCAGCAGATCGGGTTGGAGCGGTCGACGGTGACGAATCTGCTGCGGCTGCTGTCGCTTGCTGAGCCGGTGCAGGATCATCTGCGGTCGGAGCGGCTGGCGATGGGTCATGCGCGGGCTTTGGCGGCGGTGTCGGACCTGGATTTGCAGGCGGAGCTGGCGGACCGGGCGGTGCGTGAGGGGTGGTCGGTTCGGCGGGTGGAGTCGGAGGTCAAGCGGGCGGGCAGGGCGCAGGACGAGGCGCCGTCGGTGAAGCGTGAGGCGCGGGGCGTGCACCTGGCTGCGTTTGAGCAGCATATTCTGCAGCACACGGGGTTGAAGGCGAGCATCAAGCCGACGGGCAAGAAGGGGGGCGGGAAGCTGACGCTGGCGTTTGATTCGCCTGAGGGGTTCATGGCGCTGCTGGGGCGGCTGGGGGTTCCAGAGCCTGAGGAAGGCGTTTAGGTCCGATAACCTCTTGCGGATGCGAGGCACGGGTTTGCATCATCGCGGGCAGTGCGGGGCGGGGGGTTGAGACGTGCATGACCCGGGACGCCCGTCCCGGCCTCGTTGGGAGGGGCTATTGGTTGAGAGGGGGCACGCCTAGCAGACGATTCTCTGACGAGAAGCTTGCTGAGATTCGGCACGCGTGCGTGGTTTGGAGGGATGTGTGGATGGGGTTGTTATGCGGCGGCGCGGGTGGTTTGGGTTTCGATGAGTGCCTGGGCGAGTTGGACGGGGGGCATGGCGGCGAGGGCGGTTTGGTCTTCGACGACGGCTTTGGGCATGCCATAGACGACGCTGGTGGCCTCGTCCTGGGCGAGGATGGTTCCGCCTGCCTCTTTGAGCGTTTTGGCGCCGTTGGCTCCGTCGCGGCCGATGCCGGTGAGGACGATGCCCAGGGCGTTGGCCCCGAAGACCCTGGTGGCGGATTCGAGGAGGAGGTTGACGCTGGGTTTGTAGGCTTCGTCGGGTGCTTCGACGGTCTGGATGCGTGGGTTGTTGGGTCGTCCGGTGATGATGTGGTGTGAGCTGCCATGCATGATGGTGATGGTGCCGGGCCGGATGACCTCGCCGTCTCCACCATGAACTACGTTCATTCTGCAGACGTTATCGAGTCGGTTGGCCATGGACTCGGTAAAGACTTTGGGCATGTGCTGGGCGACGACGATGGGCAGGGGGAAGTTTTCGGGGAGTCGTTCGAGGATGTATTCGAGGACGGGGGGCCCGCCTGTGGAGGAGCCGATGCAGACGATGCTGACGTTTCGGACGGGTTCGATGGCGGATCTGACGGCGGCGGGGGGGTTCGTGGTGGTGGTGTCGTTCTGGGCGTCGGCGTTTCGTGGGGTTGTCTGCGTTGTGGTGAAGCGACCGCGTGAGGCGGCGATGGCCTTGATGCGTTCGAGCAGGTCGTCGCGCATGTCGCCCATTTTGGTGGAGAAGGTGGAGTGGTCTTTGGCGATGACGTCGACGGCGCCGATGCGTAGAGCGCGCAGGGATTCGACGGAGCCTTCGGTGGTGAGGGAGCTGCACATGAGGACGCGTGTGGGGCACTCGCGCATGATGACGCGTAGGGCGGTGAGGCCGTCCATCTCGGGCATTTCGATGTCGAGTGTCATGACGTCGGGTTTGAGGGATTTGGCGAGTTCGACGGCCTGGAGTCCGTTCTTGCCGGTGGCCACGACCTCGATGCGCGGGTCTTCGTTGAGCATGGTGCTGATGGCACGTCTCATGAAGGCCGAATCGTCGACAACTACTGCTTTGATCATGTCGCTCTCCGCGTTGGTGGTTCCCGGGTGATTACGCGGCCTCTCGTGCGTTGGCGAGGCTGGCGAGTTTTTCGATGGGCGTCTGGATGCCATCGGTTTCGACGACGAGGTCGTTGCGTGGGTTGCGGCAGAAGTGGACGGGGCCGCGGAGTTCGTTCTTGAGTTTCATGGCGACGCCTCGGTAGGTGAAGACGACGGCGGGGAAGGCTCGCGCGGTGACGGTGAGGTCGACGACGCGGTCTTGTTCCATGCGTTCTTCGAGGGTTTCGAGGGCGCCTTGTGCTTTCTTGAGCCGGGTTTCGGTCATGGAGAAGTCGCACATGATCATGGTCATGCGTTCCTTCTGTTCGGCGTTGGGTTTTTTGAGGTACTTAAGGTTCTCGTTCTCGACGGTGAGTTCCTCGAGCTGCTGTTCGGAGATCCGGATGATCTGTCTGAGTTGTTCGGCGAGGGGTTCGAGTTTGGGGAGTGCGCCGAGGACGATGTTGGTGGCCATGCCGCCCGGGGATCCGAGTTCGTTGACGGTGCCTGAGCCGACGAGTTGTATGGTTCCGCCGACGAGCGAGGCTCGTGGTGCTTCGAGGTTGCCGTGGATGACGAGGTCGGATCCGAGGAGTTCCTTGTCGATGATGAGGTTGTGGTGGACCTGTCCGGAGACGTCGTTGAGGTATCGGGCGTGGAGGTCGTTGCCGACGTCGACGGTTCCGTCCTCGCCGCCTGCGAATCCGCCTTTGGCGTGGAGGTCGCCGGTGCAGATGATGGTGGCGGACTCGATGAGTCCGCGGATCTCGATGTTGCCGTCGGCCTTGACGCGGAAGAGGTCTCGGACGCCTTTGGTGATGAGGACGTCGCCACAGAAGTCGATATGTCCGGTGGAGAAGTCGACGTAGCCGTTGACTTCGAGTTGTGATTCGATAACGGCGCGGCTGTGTTCGCGCAGGAGGACGCCTCGGCAGGTGGCGATGAGGTCACCTGCGGGTTTGATCTCGATGGAGTCGTTGGTGTCGAGTTTGGCGGCGGTGCCCATGTGAGCCTTGACGACTTCGCCGCAGATTTCTCTGCCGTCTTCGCCTGCGGTGGGCTCGTGGATCTTGCCGATCTTCTGTCCGCGTTTGACCATGATGAAGGCGGAGCGGTCGTAGTGCGAGAGGCTGTGCGGCGCGTCGTCGGTGTTCTCGGTCTGGTCGTTGTCGGTTTTCTCGTCGGGTTCTTTGACGAGCCACTGGACGTAGCCGTCCTGGCCGTGTTCGGCGGGCGTTCCTTCGGCGATGGTGGCGGTGAGGTTTTCGCCTGGCTTTCGTTCGCGGATGGCGCGGTCGATCGCTGAGCGCACCTCGTCGGTGAGGTGGATGTTTTTCTCGGAGGCGGCCTGTTCGACGTAGACCGTGGTGAGGTGTTCGGCGTCGAAGCCTGCGGGCACCTTGAGTTCGGCGGTCATTCGGTCGGGGGCGAGTTTGACCGAGATATCGCGATCTTTGGGTGTGTCGGGCACACGATCGCTCCGTTGTGGGAGCGGGTCTGGCTCAGGCGGCCTGTACCCGCTCGAGTGTTTCCTTGATGCGTCCGCCGAGGACGTCGGGCGTGAAGGGCTTGACGACGTAGTTGTTGACGCCGGCCTTGATGGCCTCGACGACGCGAGACTTTTCGGCCTCGGTGGTGACCATGATGATGGGTGTTTTGTGCCCTTGTTCGCGGTACTTCTTGACGAAGGTGAGTCCGTCCATGTTGGGCATATTCCAGTCGACGAGCAGGAGCTCGGGCTGGAAGGCACCGACCTTGGAGAGTGCGTCGAGACCGTCGGCGGCCTCTTCGATCTCGCTGTATCCGAGTTGGGCGAGGATGCCCTTCTGGATGTTGCGCATGGTCTTTGAATCGTCAACGAGCATGACTTTCATCGTGGTTTGCTCCTGTTCTTGAGTGGTTTGGTGGATCAGGCGGCGGTGGCGTTGACCCACTCGACCATGGAGACCTCGACGGAGAACTCGCCGATGTCGCAGCTGCAGGGGATGGTGACGCCCTTCATGTCTTTTTTGCCGAAGACGGTGTGCCCGGTTCCGACGACGACGGAGGGTACGGAGATCTGGATGGACTTGCCTTCGAACTGTGCCTTGGCGCCGCCCGAGATCATGTTGACGAGTTCGCCGATGGCGTCGGCGAAGTCGGGGTTGGTGGCCTCGAGTGTTTCGCCGGTGAAGAGGCTGACGGCACGTTCGGCGGTGGAGGTTGGGAAGCTGACGACGACGAGACCTTCGATATCGCCGGAGAGCCCGATGATGCCGGAGACGTCGTGAGCGGGTTCGGGTTCTTTTTTGAGTTCCGGCTTGCCGACGGTCACGGGCAGCTGGAGCATCATCTCGAACACGTTGGATGTTGATTGCACGAAGGGTGTGATCGATGAGGAATCCACGCCTGTCTCCTTATAAATCTCAGGCCGCCTGACGTTCGGCGGTGGGGTTCTGGTTACGCAGGATCTGTGTGACGTCGAGGATGAGGCTGACTTCGCCGTCCTCCTGGATGGTTGCTCCGCTGAAGGGTCCGCCCTGGGTGTACCCGTCGTCGAGCGGCTTGATAACGATTTCCTGTTGTCCGACGAGTCGGTCGACGAGGAGTCCGGCGCGTTGGCTGCCGACGCTGACGACGACGGCGAAACGTCCGGAGTTTTCGCTACGGTCTTCGTTGAGTCGTGTGGTGAGGTCGATGAGCGGCAGGACGGTGTCGCGGAGTCGGATGACGTCCTGTCCGTTGACGGTGTGTCGGCCGTGCTCATCGGGCCTGACGATCTCGTGGATGGACTGGAGGGGTATGGCGTAGAGGTGTTTGCCGACGCCCGTGACCATGGCGGGCATGATGGCGACGGTGAGTGGGATGAGGATCTCGATAGTGGTTCCGTCGCCCTCGACGGAGTTGATGTTGATGGTGCCGTTGATCTTCTCGACGTTGGTTCGGACGACGTCCATGCCGACGCCTCGACCGGAGAGGTCGGAGACTTTTTCGGCGGTGGAGAATCCGGCCTGGAGGATAAACCGGAAGACGTCTTCGTCGGAGAGTCCTGTGAGTTGTTCTTCGGTGGTGAGTCCGCGTTCGACGGCCTTGCGCGCGATGACGTCGCGGGAGAGTCCCTTGCCGTCGTCGATGATGGCGATGCGGACGTGGCTGCCCTGGTGTTCGGCGACGAGTCGGATGCATCCTTCTTCGGGCTTGTCGCTGGCCTGTCGTTTGTCGGGCGCCTCGATGCCGTGGTCGGCGGAGTTTCGGAGGATGTGGACGAGGGGGTCGGAGAGTTGTTCGAGGACGCTCTTGTCGACCTCGGTGTCCTTGCCCTCGATTTCGAGTCGGAGTTTCTTGCCGGTCATGCGTGCCATGTCACGGATGACGCGTGGGTATCGGTCGAAGAGTTTGGCGAGTGGCTGCATGCGTGTGCGCATGACGCCCATCTGGAGTTCGCCCATGAGCTGGTCGAGTTCGCCTGATGCGGAGGAGAACGACTCGGCGGTCTCGTGGGGGACGCCTGAGTCGCGGATGGTTCGCGTGAGTCCGAGGAGCCGGTTCTTGTTGAGGACGAGTTGTCCGACGAGGTTGAGGAGTGATTCGAGTCGTCCGACCTCGACGCGGATGGTCTGTTCGGCGACCTGCTTGGTGGCGGCTTTGGTTTCGGTTTTGTCGTCGGTCTTGTCGGCGGCGGCCTGGGCGTCGGGTGTTTGGGTGTTGCCGGGGGTGTCGGGTGCGGCGGCGTTGCCGGTGAGTTCGTTGTGTTCGGCCTCGGTGAGCAGTTCGTCGAGGAGGATGAGTGTACGGAGGTCGTCGTTGTGTTTGTTGGCGACGTCGGGTTCGAGGGTGTTGCCCTGTGCGAGTGTGTCGAGTCGTTGGATGTAGGTGTTGACGCTGAGGTTGAGGGCGCGTTTCTCGGCGAGGGTGTCGGCGGACTGCTTGACGAGCCAGGCGAGGGCGCGGATGCGGATGACGAGGTCGGGGATGGCGTTGGCGTCGGTGTGTCGGAAGTCGAGTGCGTGTCGGTGGATGGCCTGTGTGAGTTGCGAGAGGTCGTCGAGGTCGAAGAAGTCTGCGGTCTTGACGAGGATGTCGGCGACCTCGGCGAGGTGTTCGGTGGCGTCGCTGCGTGTGGCGTCGTTGGCGAACTGTCCGGCGGCTTCCTCGATGAGTTCGACCTGTTCGCGTAGGTCGGTGACCATGAATTCGAGGAGGTCGGCTTTCTGTTCGGGCAGTTCGAGGGCTCGGCTGGCGACGCGGTTGTCGTCGGCGGGCGTGGTTGGTTCGGGGGTGTCGTTGCTGATGACTGCTGCGGCGGCGGTTTGGGCCTTGACCAGTTCCCCGAGTGCTTCCATGAGCGGTTCGGGCGCGGGGTCGGCCTCGCGTCCTTCGCCGAGGTCGCTGATCATCTGTCGGACGACGTCGGCGGACTGCAGGAGGACGTCCATGCTGGCGTCGGTGACCTCGATCTCGCCCTTGCGCATGCGGTTGAGTGCTTCTTCGGCGACGTGTGCGAAGCGGATGATGGTTTCGAGGTTGAGGAAGCTGGCGGCGCCCTTGATGGTGTGGAGTGCGCGGAAGCAGCTGTTGAGCAGGTCTTTCTGGTCGGCGTCGTCGGCGGTTTCGAGCTTGACGAGATCGTTGTCGAGCTGGTCGATGAGTTCGCCTGACTCGGTGAGGAAGTCCTGCAGCAGGCTAGGATCGATGGCGTCCATGTCGTTCTCCGTTTTCCCGCTTGCGGTTAGATCTTGGTGTAGGCGAAGGCCTGTGCCGCGCCGATGGGTTCGAAGCCGACGTCGAGGCTCCGGAGTGTTTCGCTGTGCCCGATGAAGAGGGTGCCGTCGTCGGCGAGCTGGTTGTGGAAGGTTTTGACGACGCGTGTTCTCATCTCGTCGTCGAAGTAGATCATGACGTTTCGGCAGAAGATGACGTCGAAGGTTCCGAAGCGTTTGGCGGCGAGAGAGTCTTTGAGGTTGAGTTTCTCGAAGTGGACCATGGACTTGATATCGGGGTCGATGGTGTAGTTGCCGTTGTCTTCGGAGAAGTATCGGTTGAGGACCATGGGGTCGACGGAGCGAATGGCGTAGTTGGTGTAGACGCCTTTGGACGCGGTGAGGAGCACTTTTTCGCTGATATCGGTGCCGAGGATCTCGATGCGCCAGTCGTTGAGGCGTACGCCGAGTGACCGGTAGATCTGTATGGCGAGTGTGAAGGGTTCTTCGCCGGAGGAGCATGCGGCGGACCAGATGCGGAGTTGCTTCTGTCCTTTGCGTGCTTCGAGGAGTCCTGGGAGGACCTGTCGTTCGAAGACTTCGAGTTGTGGTTCGTTCCGGAAGAAGCTGGTTTCGTTGATGGTGATGCGGTTGAACATTTCCTGGAACTCGTCGGACTGGTAGGGTCCGGCGGTGAGGAACATGATGTACTGGTCGAAGTCGTTGAATCCGAGTTCCTCGACGCGTCGTGAGAGTCTTGATTCGAGGACGTACTTCTTGGATTCCTGGAAGTGGATTCCGGCCCGTTCGTAGACGACGTCGCGCAGCTTGCTGAACTGGGCGTCGTTGAGTTTGAGGGTCGCGGTACCGGGCATCTCGTCTCCCTTGGTGTGGAAGGCGCGTGACGGCGTTTGTGCCGTCGCGCGTGGTTGTGTTGTGAGGATCAGGCTGCGGCTCGCAGGGCGGCCTGGTCGAGTGCCCGGAGTTCGTCGGTGTCGAAGAGTTTTTCGAGGTTGAGGAGGATGAGGAGTCGGTCCTGGAGTTTGCCGACGCCCTGGACGTAGTCGGAGTTGATGCCTGTGGCCATGGGTGGCGCGGGCTCGACGATGTCGGAGTTGATGCGGAGGACCTCGTTGACGGAGTCGACGGTGAAGCCGATGACGCGCGTCTCGACCTCGACGACGATGATGCGTGAGTCGGCGGTGTTCTCGCGGATTTCCATGCCGAAGCGTTTACGCAGGTCGATGACGGGGATGATTTTCCCGCGGAGGTTGATGACGCCCTCGACGTAGGAGGGGCTCTGGGGGACCTGGGTGATCTGCATCATGCGGTTGATTTCCTGAACGCTCAGGATGGAGACCGCGTATTCTTCGTCGCCGACCACGAAGCTGACGAGCTGGAGCAGTTCGCCTTCGGCGGTGGAGCCGATCTGTTCGGTGGTCTGTTTCTGGTTGATCTGTTCGGCGAGGTCGGTGGCACGTTCTGCGATCGTGGACATGGTTTTTTCTCCATCCGGAAGGGACCTGCGTGGCTCAACAAGGCTTACGCCTAGCTATCGTCGGAGCGTGGGGTGTCTTGCTTTAGGTGATGTGTGGTGGTTGCGGGACGATATGGGTGTGATTTCGCGTGGGTTACCCGGCGTCAGTCGTCGTTATCGGGATTTGTGGTGAGTCTGAGTTCGACGGCGGGGTGGGCGTGTCGGGAGGCGGCGTCGCGGTCGTGGTGTTTTTTCTTGGCGGCGTAGAGGTCCTGGTCGGCGATGACGAGGAGTTGTTCGGGTCGTCGTGCGTTGGAGGCGAGGCGTGTGGTGATGCCGGTGCTGACTGAGGCGTTGCCTTTCTGGCCGTGTCGGAGGAGTTGTGCACGGGAGGCGACGGCGAATTCGCCGGCGATGCGATCGGCGACCTGTCGTGCGGTCTGTTCGTCGGTTTCGGGCATGAGGATGACGAACTCGTCGCCTCCGAGTCGTCCGACGCAGTCGGATCGTCGGCTGTTGCTTTTGAGGACGCGTGCGAGTTCGCGGAGCATGAGGTCGCCGAAGGCGTGTCCTGCGGCGTCGTTGAGTTGTTTGAATCCGTCGAGGTCGATCATGAGGCAGGCGAGGTCGCGGTTGTAGCGTTGTGCTTCGGCGAACCCGCGTTCGAGGGCCTCGCTGATGGCTCTTCGGTTGGCGAGCCCGGTGAGGGGGTCGGTGGCGGCGGCGGTTTCGAGGAGCGTGACGGCCTCTTCGAGCTGCTGGTTCTTGAGTTTGACCTGGGTGAGGGTGGCTCGGAGTTGTGCCTGGAGGGCGTGGTGGTCTTCGCGGAGTCGGTGTTGTTCGAGGTTTTTCTCGATGATGGTGGGGAGGATGTTGAGGAGGTTATCGGTTCGGATGACGAAGTCGCAGGCGCCGGCGCGGATGGTGGCGGGCGCGAGGTGAGCGAGGTCGTGGTCGGCGATGACGAGGACGGGGAAGGTGTGTGCCTCGTTCTGCCAGTGCGTGATGAGGTCGATGACGGGGTCGTCTTCGTGGTGGAGGAGGATGATGGCGAGGTCGGGGCCGTGCAGGAGGTGGCGTGCTTTCTCGATCCCGTCCGCCCAGTTGATGTGTTGACCGGTCTGGTGTTGCGTGAGGGCGCGTTCCCAGTCGGTCTTGTTCTCCCGATCCGCCCCGATGATCAGGACCCTGGTGTTGGTGTGGTCCTGGGGTGCGAGCTTGTGGATGATGTCGTTCTCGGGCCTGATCACGCCAACGGCTCCTGCACGGCTCGTTCCTGAGGGGAGAGATCGGTCTCATCGCGGCGTGACTTAACCGTCAAAGTCGGCCTTGTTTCACAAGGTCCGGATCTGCTTTAGGGTGGTCTGTATGGATGATGGTCTGATCGTGGAGGCGACGGGGGGCGGGGTTGAGCGTGCGTCGGCGGCGCTGGGGCGTGGTGAGCTGGTGGGCATGCCTACGGAGACGGTTTACGGGTTGGCGGCGGATGCGTTGAATGAGCGTGCGGTGGCGCGTGTGTTTGAGGCGAAGGGCCGTCCGCGGTTTGATCCTTTGATTGTTCACGTCGGGGATGCGGGTGCGGCGGCGGGTTTGGTATCGGAGTGGCCGGAGCGGGCGCGGCTGCTGGCGGAGCGTTTCTGGCCGGGTCCGTTGACGCTGGTGCTTCCCAAGCGGGGGTTGGTTCCTGATCTGGTGACGGCGGGTCTGGATTCGGTGGCGGTGCGTTGCCCGGAGCATCCGGTGGCGTTGGGGTTGATTCGTGCGTTCGGGGGTCCGGTGGCGGCGCCGAGTGCGAACCGGTTTGGTGGGATCAGCCCGACGGCGGCGGAGCACGTGGTTTCGGAGTTGGGTGCGTCGGTGTCGTTGGTTCTGGATGGTGGTCCTTGTGGTCGGGGGTTGGAGTCGACGGTGGTGGGGTTGACGGGTGAGCGTGCGACGCTATTGCGTCCCGGGGCGTTGGCGATTGAGTTGATCGAGGGTGTGGTGGGGGCGTTGGAGCGTGTTGCTGCGTCCGATAACCCGTCGCGGCCGCAGGTTTCGCCGGGGCGGATGGATCGTCACTATGCGCCGCGTACGCCTATGTTGACGTTCGGAGCGGCGGTGCCTGATCGTGAGATCATCGTTCGCGCGGCGGGTGGTGCGGATGTGCCGGTGGCGTTGATGACGCTTGGGCCGGGTCACCCGGCGGCGGGGGTGTACGGGTGGCATGAGCAGGTGGTTCTGAGCGAGACGGGTGACTTGACGGAGGTGGCGGCGGGCTTGTTTGCGGCGTTGCGTCGTCTGGATGAGGGTTCTGCGGGTCTGATTGTGGCGGAACATCCGATAAAAGCGTCCGGTTTAGGGCCCGCGATCCGCGACAGGCTAGCCCGCGGGTCGATGGTTCAATCTTTCTGAAATTTCGGGGTTCTTCTGATTGACAAGACTGAAGACTCCGATATCTTTAATGCGGAAGTCGGGCGAACATCCGGCTTCCACAACCGGCCCCCTCAGCCACGGCCGGGCCCGAGCCTGACGCAAGAATGACGGGCGGGCGGATCCTGAGGGGGACTTTGACAACTTGGGTTTCAGGAGCCTGGCGCGGTCTCGTTCGTCTTCCCGACAGCCCCACCCCTTTCCGATTTCTCTTCTCAGAAGACC
Coding sequences within:
- a CDS encoding sensor histidine kinase; translated protein: MTCFTWNIKPHADPPVKKDNLFHVEHLPARQRQIDRVVPFPTPHVKPPGPDNLSVSYPDPPTNAEPNDTAAFPALGDRPDASVARQALGHLADVEQQLTEMKQLTLDEEQGGDTPWINPEGLGLASILAHEINNLLTPLGIYASRAKRDPGNADLVLNALDRAGSTIDRVGRLTETILDLARSATSDPTPTTCDAQRVADAVIESLDLTGSDANISIECDLELCPDLPIEAGALERVLTNLANNAHQAMQRSGQGTLIRILAGVDDAGIWVVVEDDGPGIDPTIVGSLFNPWVKSVSGHGLGLSLCRELILRAGGSLEHETVEPSGCRFVIRF
- a CDS encoding ParB/RepB/Spo0J family partition protein is translated as MVTKRPSRLGKGLASLVSQPVSVQPPAASEKAAAAAASSDAEVIHRLLLEDLEPNPFQPRQDFDPARLRELADSIRSQGVMQPVTVRKKPGEAGRYQIIAGERRWRAAKLAGLERIPALLQALEDQQAAEWALIENLQREDLNPIERAKALQELIHRHGLSHDRLGQQIGLERSTVTNLLRLLSLAEPVQDHLRSERLAMGHARALAAVSDLDLQAELADRAVREGWSVRRVESEVKRAGRAQDEAPSVKREARGVHLAAFEQHILQHTGLKASIKPTGKKGGGKLTLAFDSPEGFMALLGRLGVPEPEEGV
- a CDS encoding protein-glutamate methylesterase/protein-glutamine glutaminase; this encodes MIKAVVVDDSAFMRRAISTMLNEDPRIEVVATGKNGLQAVELAKSLKPDVMTLDIEMPEMDGLTALRVIMRECPTRVLMCSSLTTEGSVESLRALRIGAVDVIAKDHSTFSTKMGDMRDDLLERIKAIAASRGRFTTTQTTPRNADAQNDTTTTNPPAAVRSAIEPVRNVSIVCIGSSTGGPPVLEYILERLPENFPLPIVVAQHMPKVFTESMANRLDNVCRMNVVHGGDGEVIRPGTITIMHGSSHHIITGRPNNPRIQTVEAPDEAYKPSVNLLLESATRVFGANALGIVLTGIGRDGANGAKTLKEAGGTILAQDEATSVVYGMPKAVVEDQTALAAMPPVQLAQALIETQTTRAAA
- a CDS encoding DUF342 domain-containing protein codes for the protein MPDTPKDRDISVKLAPDRMTAELKVPAGFDAEHLTTVYVEQAASEKNIHLTDEVRSAIDRAIRERKPGENLTATIAEGTPAEHGQDGYVQWLVKEPDEKTDNDQTENTDDAPHSLSHYDRSAFIMVKRGQKIGKIHEPTAGEDGREICGEVVKAHMGTAAKLDTNDSIEIKPAGDLIATCRGVLLREHSRAVIESQLEVNGYVDFSTGHIDFCGDVLITKGVRDLFRVKADGNIEIRGLIESATIICTGDLHAKGGFAGGEDGTVDVGNDLHARYLNDVSGQVHHNLIIDKELLGSDLVIHGNLEAPRASLVGGTIQLVGSGTVNELGSPGGMATNIVLGALPKLEPLAEQLRQIIRISEQQLEELTVENENLKYLKKPNAEQKERMTMIMCDFSMTETRLKKAQGALETLEERMEQDRVVDLTVTARAFPAVVFTYRGVAMKLKNELRGPVHFCRNPRNDLVVETDGIQTPIEKLASLANAREAA
- a CDS encoding response regulator, translated to MKVMLVDDSKTMRNIQKGILAQLGYSEIEEAADGLDALSKVGAFQPELLLVDWNMPNMDGLTFVKKYREQGHKTPIIMVTTEAEKSRVVEAIKAGVNNYVVKPFTPDVLGGRIKETLERVQAA
- a CDS encoding chemotaxis protein CheX, producing the protein MDSSSITPFVQSTSNVFEMMLQLPVTVGKPELKKEPEPAHDVSGIIGLSGDIEGLVVVSFPTSTAERAVSLFTGETLEATNPDFADAIGELVNMISGGAKAQFEGKSIQISVPSVVVGTGHTVFGKKDMKGVTIPCSCDIGEFSVEVSMVEWVNATAA
- a CDS encoding chemotaxis protein CheA — its product is MDAIDPSLLQDFLTESGELIDQLDNDLVKLETADDADQKDLLNSCFRALHTIKGAASFLNLETIIRFAHVAEEALNRMRKGEIEVTDASMDVLLQSADVVRQMISDLGEGREADPAPEPLMEALGELVKAQTAAAAVISNDTPEPTTPADDNRVASRALELPEQKADLLEFMVTDLREQVELIEEAAGQFANDATRSDATEHLAEVADILVKTADFFDLDDLSQLTQAIHRHALDFRHTDANAIPDLVIRIRALAWLVKQSADTLAEKRALNLSVNTYIQRLDTLAQGNTLEPDVANKHNDDLRTLILLDELLTEAEHNELTGNAAAPDTPGNTQTPDAQAAADKTDDKTETKAATKQVAEQTIRVEVGRLESLLNLVGQLVLNKNRLLGLTRTIRDSGVPHETAESFSSASGELDQLMGELQMGVMRTRMQPLAKLFDRYPRVIRDMARMTGKKLRLEIEGKDTEVDKSVLEQLSDPLVHILRNSADHGIEAPDKRQASDKPEEGCIRLVAEHQGSHVRIAIIDDGKGLSRDVIARKAVERGLTTEEQLTGLSDEDVFRFILQAGFSTAEKVSDLSGRGVGMDVVRTNVEKINGTININSVEGDGTTIEILIPLTVAIMPAMVTGVGKHLYAIPLQSIHEIVRPDEHGRHTVNGQDVIRLRDTVLPLIDLTTRLNEDRSENSGRFAVVVSVGSQRAGLLVDRLVGQQEIVIKPLDDGYTQGGPFSGATIQEDGEVSLILDVTQILRNQNPTAERQAA
- a CDS encoding CheR family methyltransferase, which codes for MPGTATLKLNDAQFSKLRDVVYERAGIHFQESKKYVLESRLSRRVEELGFNDFDQYIMFLTAGPYQSDEFQEMFNRITINETSFFRNEPQLEVFERQVLPGLLEARKGQKQLRIWSAACSSGEEPFTLAIQIYRSLGVRLNDWRIEILGTDISEKVLLTASKGVYTNYAIRSVDPMVLNRYFSEDNGNYTIDPDIKSMVHFEKLNLKDSLAAKRFGTFDVIFCRNVMIYFDDEMRTRVVKTFHNQLADDGTLFIGHSETLRSLDVGFEPIGAAQAFAYTKI
- a CDS encoding chemotaxis protein CheW, giving the protein MSTIAERATDLAEQINQKQTTEQIGSTAEGELLQLVSFVVGDEEYAVSILSVQEINRMMQITQVPQSPSYVEGVINLRGKIIPVIDLRKRFGMEIRENTADSRIIVVEVETRVIGFTVDSVNEVLRINSDIVEPAPPMATGINSDYVQGVGKLQDRLLILLNLEKLFDTDELRALDQAALRAAA
- a CDS encoding GGDEF domain-containing protein, which codes for MIRPENDIIHKLAPQDHTNTRVLIIGADRENKTDWERALTQHQTGQHINWADGIEKARHLLHGPDLAIILLHHEDDPVIDLITHWQNEAHTFPVLVIADHDLAHLAPATIRAGACDFVIRTDNLLNILPTIIEKNLEQHRLREDHHALQAQLRATLTQVKLKNQQLEEAVTLLETAAATDPLTGLANRRAISEALERGFAEAQRYNRDLACLMIDLDGFKQLNDAAGHAFGDLMLRELARVLKSNSRRSDCVGRLGGDEFVILMPETDEQTARQVADRIAGEFAVASRAQLLRHGQKGNASVSTGITTRLASNARRPEQLLVIADQDLYAAKKKHHDRDAASRHAHPAVELRLTTNPDNDD